The genomic interval CCCGCCTGCCACTGTGGTACCTACGGATGAGCACTTGTCAATGGCCGTTGCAAAGAAAAGAGCGAAGACCTACATAGGCGTAGCCCAGGTATACCGGCTGTGGATGCAATAGCGGACTGAGCAGCGCGGCAGCGCCAATGCCACCAATAACCGGACCAATGCCGCCCAGCGGCACGGTCATGCGCTCGTAACGCTTCACCTTTGTGCCGGACACCACTTTGATGTCATCGATGCCCGTCAGATTGGCGGGCCTTAGGCGATCCAGCAAATTTTGCGCGCTGCCAGGCACAAAAATGCTATTTAATAGCATAAACGCCAGAATGGGCTTGGAGCGGAACATTTCGGTTAATTGCCTTAAACTGTTTTTGAGGATTTGTAATGTGACTGGGGGTAGAAGCTTCCGTTCTCTGTGAATATTTTAACCCAACTGAACTGGACGCTCTGTGGGCCCGTCTATATCGTTTGTCATTTGGTTGACTTCGACACGGATTTCATGCTGATTGAACACGTTAATTGCCACAGAGGCAATATCACCAGAATGGATGATGAGTCGattgtgctgctgctcaatGGCAATCAAGTGTCGCGTGTTTGATGCTTGGCTACCTACCTGTCCATGGACGTAAGCTCTACTACTTGTTGCctaagccaaagccaaagccaaactACCAAAGACaccttttcaatttttaactTGAAATTATCTTTCAAGTTGAataattttttcttaatttactttttaataattaattaattgatggTTAAATTAATTCTGTAGCAGAGTAATCCTcgacaaataaaaattgtaaagataataattttaaaaactatttCCTTTCATATTAGTTAAGGTGTCAAAAGAGACCTTTTGGTTGAAACCTTGCTGGAAATAgtgttaattaatattaattataatattttagaactTATACCCCTTTTGAACCCAGTTAGCCACGTCTCTGTCCGATGGGAGGGCAAACCGAATAAAACGCAAAATTAGATCaacattaataaaattgaaagtGAAAAAGCTAACCTCAGAGATTAAACGAGATGCGAGATTTTTGTTCTAGATgacacattttttatttttaattgcttcCCATTAACAATCAACATTTGGATTCATTTATGTTGGACAAGCAGGGAGAacaaagaataaaaataaaaaaactatgAAATGttctaatataaataaatatcaattttggtAGTTATTAATAATCGCACGCCGAAATTGACACTGCAATGCGGTCGTCTATTTAGCTTAACGGAAATCACCGCGTTGATAGTCGCCCTGGTGACGTTGATTGTAGCCGCCGCCGCGTCCGCCGCCGTGGtagccgccaccgccacctcCGCCGCGTGCCCCAGCTTGAGGATTCCAGCCAGAGCCCTGGACACGTCCGCTGTTGTTAGTCCATTGCtctcgttgctgctgttgttgatattgGTACGgctgttggttttgttgttgttgccagtttGGAGCTCCACCACCACCGCGTCCACCACCTTGTCCGCCACCGCGACCGCCTCCGCCACCCCGTCCGCCACGGAAGttgccaccaccaccaccacggCCTCCGCCACCACCTCCAGGTCCGCCGgcacgctgctgttgccaggAAGGCATCTCTGGCGGCGGTGGCGCGTGCTCATTGGCGCGTCCACCGCGATCCGGCACATTGCCAATCACATGTTTTTCTATCTTCGAAGCCGTATTCTTGCGCACATTCGCAGAGCTCGTCTTCTCAATAATCGCTAAATCCGCTCGCGCCGCCAGCAGCGCCACAATGTTGGTATCATCTCCGCCATACTGGAGCTTCTCGATCTCCTTGAGCTTGCGCTGAAAACGATCTCCAATCTCACCCTGTCGCTTCTTCATGCTTTCGGACCATTGAAAACTTTGAACTGTCGCTTCCAAGCGCGTTAGCATCATTTGTCGGCGCAGATTGTACTCCGCATCCAGATCTCTGTGCATGCTCTCCAAGACACGCCACTGAGCATCAGTCAAGGGCTTATTTGTACGCATCAACGGCTCACTGATCACCGCCGGGCTCGTCTGCTTCAGTCGCTGTTCCAGTTTGGGCGTTAGACGCTCGAACAGTTGTTTTGTATTGATGTTTTTTGGCAGCTCGCCGAGCTGCAGGTCTGCCGTCAGCTGAGTCACCGTCTCCTGTAGGTGTGACTCAGTTTTGGATTTTTTACTGGGCGGCTCGGCGGGCTGCAGCTTCAGCGACATCTTTGTGGCCATAAGCTCCGATGTGAGGTAATCTAGCAGATGCAGCAGTGAGGTGCGCGTTTGGAAACGTTCCGACATGGGCACCGCTACAAACTGGCGATACGGGCAGCCCAGCTCAGTTAATAGCAACGATAGCTCAAATGCAAATTCATTGTGATCCTTGCTGCTAGAGGCTACATGCTCGTCGGTCTTTCGCAGCACATGCAATTGATCGGCTAGCCAATAAATCACTTC from Drosophila virilis strain 15010-1051.87 chromosome 2, Dvir_AGI_RSII-ME, whole genome shotgun sequence carries:
- the LOC6629570 gene encoding protein FAM98A, whose product is MDLELDIIDSLDALGYKKVEQETLCQALDSGIGSGDLREVIYWLADQLHVLRKTDEHVASSSKDHNEFAFELSLLLTELGCPYRQFVAVPMSERFQTRTSLLHLLDYLTSELMATKMSLKLQPAEPPSKKSKTESHLQETVTQLTADLQLGELPKNINTKQLFERLTPKLEQRLKQTSPAVISEPLMRTNKPLTDAQWRVLESMHRDLDAEYNLRRQMMLTRLEATVQSFQWSESMKKRQGEIGDRFQRKLKEIEKLQYGGDDTNIVALLAARADLAIIEKTSSANVRKNTASKIEKHVIGNVPDRGGRANEHAPPPPEMPSWQQQRAGGPGGGGGGRGGGGGNFRGGRGGGGGRGGGQGGGRGGGGAPNWQQQQNQQPYQYQQQQQREQWTNNSGRVQGSGWNPQAGARGGGGGGGYHGGGRGGGYNQRHQGDYQRGDFR